One Pyrus communis chromosome 4, drPyrComm1.1, whole genome shotgun sequence genomic region harbors:
- the LOC137731893 gene encoding nudix hydrolase 25-like, translating to MEDLPPGYRPNVGVCLINSDNLVFVGSRLNVPGAWQMPQGGIEDGEEPKTAAIRELREETGIESAEIIAEVPNWLTYDFPPAVKTKVNRLWGGEWHGQAQKWFLMRFTKNESEINLANGAADPEFAEWKWASPEEVIEQAVDYKRPAYEEVMKTFESYFNGSSLSAKCRSTKW from the exons ATGGAGGATCTGCCGCCTGGTTACCGTCCCAACGTTGGCGTTTGCCTCATTAACTCCGATAATCTG GTTTTCGTCGGATCAAGATTGAATGTTCCGGGTGCATGGCAGATGCCTCAG GGGGGCATTGAAGATGGCGAAGAACCAAAAACTGCAGCTATTAGGGAACTACGAGAAGAAACGGGGATAGAGTCTGCTGAAATCATTGCTGAG GTTCCGAATTGGTTGACATATGATTTTCCACCTGCCGTGAAGACCAAAGTTAATCGTCTATGGGGAGGTGAATGGCATGGGCAAGCACAAAAATG GTTTCTTATGAGATTCACAAAAAATGAGAGCGAGATCAACTTAGCTAATGGAGCAGCTGATCCGGAATTTGCAGAGTGGAAATGGGCTAGCCCTGAAGAAGTCATCGAGCAG GCAGTCGACTACAAGAGGCCAGCATACGAGGAAGTTATGAAGACATTCGAGTCCTACTTCAACGGAAGTAGTTTATCTGCGAAATGTAGATCGACAAAATGGTGA